The genome window catctagttccaacccctctgctgtgggcaagGACATCTAATAATGTGCTTTATCTTTAGAAATCCTCAGTTCCAAATTTATGAGCTAGCAACAAGATCAATACACTTTGTTTACATAAGAagatttgtattaaaaaaaaaaaaaaaaaatcagcacttACCTGGAGTAACcttgtttcttttatcttctttgaAGCCCTGTAATGTATTAACTCCTGACTGAAGCCTTCCTGCAGTCATTCCCAGCTTTACAGGGCAGTAACCTGGCTCTGCAATAGGACATACCAAAGTATAGAATCAGAGAAGGCATATGAAGGTGACAAAACTCATTTAATACTCACAGCTAAGAACTCAAAATAAACAGGACATAGCTCTCAAAGTGTGCTTTCCTATCCAAATGCTTCATGCTAATGATCTGGGACCCAGACAGTTCCTAATTCTAAAACATCTGTGACCTTCTGGGTCAGCAGACACTGCACTCTGTACATGGACCAGAAATAAGAGGATCCCAAGAAATTCTCCAGCAGCAAAAGTGTTCTTTTGCAGCTGACACAAATCAGAGAACCAACAGCACTGAGGGCTCCCACCACCTGCCCCTAACAACAGCCACAGCTGAGGCCCATCTACATGATCCTCCAGCTACAGTTTTTCCAATCCAGATCTTTATCAGGCTGGAAAGAGGCATTCAGTTCTTGGCCAGGATTTGCTCATCTGCCTCTGCAAAGATGTCAGGTATGTAGAAGTCACTTGTTACCTGAACCATGCCAACTCACCTCCCGCAGCCAGGTCAACGGGATTAAGAAGGCCCAGAGTTGTTGTACCatctggttttcttctttcaaattcACACTGAAATATGATTAGACTATTTTAATTTACATAGTACTTGAAATTCATGGTCCTTAAgctaatgaaaacatttaatgaaaCTGTCCTATCTGcagaaataagaaaggaaatcaGTCACTCAAAATTGAGTGCTGCTCTAAATTTTTACTTTCACTAGATAATTTTATTATTGGTATAGGCACAAAGAATTAAGATATTATGATAAATATTAATGTTTCTGCAGAGGCCAAGTGAccaaaaaatgtagaaaatgaaACAAGCATAGTATTACCAATCTGAGTTTCTTCTGTAATATTAATAACCTTTGATCAGGTACATGTCTGTTTCAAAACTATGAGATTTTTTTGAAggtcagatttattttcttgagcTTTCTACTATTCATCCTTTTCTATTACTTTATTGAAAATTTTAGCTCAACTTGCTCTGCTGATGAAATTCAGCATGCATTCAAATGGCACTTTTATTTTAACCTTATGATGTTACATAGATGATCAGTGGTGTAAAATGGTGTAAGCAGcagtaaaagcagcattttatgAGGTTTCAACTGGTACAAGAGGCCAAGGAAACCTGATTTATGGAAAAGAGCTACCAAATCCCCCAGTGCTTACCTGGCTGTTGGCAAGGCGCCTGGTTAGCTTTCCTCCAGACTCCTTCACAATCCGATCAATCTGCTCTTGCTCCCTCTCCAAGCTATTGCTCCGTAACTTGTCTTCAAGCAGGTCTTTATCCTTCCTGTGAATGTACCCACACAGCTTAGGGACTAGCTGGACACCAACTGGCTAAATAGCACAACAGGATACTGTGACAATAGTTTTAGCCAACTCTGTACCTGGTTTTGTAGACAAAATAACTAACAACAAAAAAGAGTGCTGTTGAATATGGCAGTATTTAATACAGCTGGGGAAGGTATGTGACAAAGGTTTACATCAGTAAATGCTAGGCTAATACCTGTAAAGGTCTCCTACAAAACTAAGATACTCTTGGTATATTAGATGCTCTTAATTTTAGTATCCAGCATTTATTTACCTAAATATTTACCATCTAAATATCTAGTATTTCTAGATATGAACAGCTATTTCAGAAAGTACACTTCCTGTAGCTAGGCAGCTCCCTGTTTCAAATACAAATactatgaaaacaaacaaacaaaaagtaattaaaattgGCTACGTAGCTTTTTGTGCCAAAATGCTTAAAAGCATGTTTGCAAGCTTTCTCCAAAACTACATAGTGTCTGTGAAATGGACACTAAACCAGAAAATAACTGAAGGAATGGAGTTCATGAATGGTACATGGTTACCTACACTCAAAAATGATTGTATCATAAATGATTTGGTCTTAATAGATAAGGATGCTTTATGTAAGTATTGATCCCTTGAGATGAAAATGTCTAAGCAGTACCAGAGAGAAACCCACAACCACTGGACCCTAAGTCATCTTGTTTCTGTAGCATTTAAAAGGTGTATCCTACAATGACTCAGTCAATACTTCACTTTTTGTGCTCTTTGCTAGGTGTTTTGAATGCTTTGGTGTCACCGTCCATAggttctcctctctctttcccaggaccattttcctcttccccagtTTGCTGCAGTTCTGTCTTGTCCTTCTGCTTCCTTGTCTTCTGCAGGTCAGCCATGAATTCTATACTTTGTTTCAGGCTCTGAATTCTCTCCTGAATAACatgaaaatccttttatttGCTGCTTCAATTAATCTTTTTGTAACCTACCCACAAAGACTCATTTTATTGGagttctttctttcttacaCTAGCAAACATACACAGAATCTAGAAGGTGAAATACTAAATGCAACTATTTCTACAATGACTGATCTGGCAGCATTACTAAAACAATGTACTATTTATATTCCAATATACAAGCATTTGACAAATACCAAGCaaggttttattaattttcaagaGATCCCTGTAAAAGGGATAAACAGAGATCAAAAAAGAAGCAGtatacttttaaatatttttttggtgttttttgttacCTGGCTAAGTATCTTCATCCCTGAGTGCAGCAGTTTTTTTGCAGCTTTGTAGTAAATGGTGTCTGGTTTGTTGTAAATCATTGCATTATTACACATCAACTTGAAGTTATCCTGTTCAAACatgaataattttgaaatgaaagttaATTTTACAGTGTACTACACTAATATTCTTGTTGCAAATGGGGTGTCTTGAGCTTTAGGGAAAAAAGCTTAGAAGAATCCatttaattaatgaatttaGGAAATCTATTAAAACTGTAAACAGGGATAAGTATGTAACTTTGTTTTAAGACTTGAATCTATCAACCCAACAAACATCcttaaagtaatttaaagtgTTCAGTACTGTTTGTAGTTTGTAAAGTTTTAAGGGAAGCCTCTTAACTACCTATCTCCTGCTGGCCAATCAGCAGTCATTAAAACAAGCAACATaacaaagacaaagaaaagctgcagtgcaAAGTTAAATTATTACAAAGACTATCCCAAAGCTTTAGTCACAATGAAGAAATGTATGCCTGTTTGAAATTCAAGTGAGCTAGAAACTGCACTTCTATgctcactgcagcctctgcaggcGGATATGTTTTATCACATCCTCATCTCTTTacaaagttaaaattaaaaactaacCAGAAACAGCTCTTACAACAGGGAATGCTCTTCTTAAGTTTTGGAGATCTAAAGAAGAACATGCAAGAAAATGCAACCAATACTATTAACTAAGATCTGCCTAATTGTTAATTACACACAAATTACATCTCTCAGGTCCTCATCTAGCCCAGTAAAGAACTGGATGAGGACGTTTATAAAGTATTTctgacaaagaaaacaaaacaaaactaggCCCCAGATCTTTTAGAAGTTCAAGGAGGCTTTCAAACCAGGCCCTTGAATCCATTAGGCACACTACAGCACCAGGACAAGGGGTTGCTGTCACTGGGGCCAAGCTCACAGTGCCTTCACTTGACCTCCATGAACAGACTAGCCTGGAAAAAGTAATAGACCTAAAATATGCTGAAGGACAAATGGACAGATTCCATGCAATCCTGCACAAAACCTGAAACCATCTGCATCTTTTTGAGATGCACATTTACAAACCTGAAGTGTTTTATAGGCAGAACTTACTTGCTCACAAAAATTCAAGAAGAAACATTCCTTGAGGCAGAAGTCATTTTGGCATCTTTCTATTCCCATAAAATACAAGCCTTCAAGTCAATTGAGCATAATACACCTCTGTAgtcaaaacaaaattcaaaacattACCTTTAGTTCTTCTATGGACTGGTACCCATTGTTCTTGATCTTCTCTTTCATGGTACTAAAATCCATCGGGTTTTTAATGATCATGGAATAGCCAGGGGCAATAAAGTCAGTcacaggaaatgaaaagaaagaacttGGATCCTTTCTGTtaagaaatgaaagattttttttatgtttcaaCTTATAACAAAGAACTGAGTTTGGAATTATATAGAAAGGAAATAACtaagctgaaaagaaatagtAACTATAAAGAGAGAAATAGCTTGTGTCAGCATAATCTTCCCCTTTCAAGGTTGAAAGGATCTCATATGCAGATCCACACACCATGAAAAAAATACtacaaatatatttcagaagttCTATATTTTAATAACTATCTGTGTACcccagaagatgaaaaaaacaccattttttaaaaaggttttacATTTTAACAAAGGCATTTTATACCatattagaaataattaaaaaataaaagaaatatacaGAATATAAGAATTCTTGTCATTCACCACTTACTCCGAAATTATCAGAAGGGAAGAGACAGGGTTCAAAAtctaaaatgctgctttttgtaCGCACAGAAAGGGAGCCAAAACTAACACAGGCATCTTTTGATAGTTTAAGGTTCTTGAAACTGACACCACACCTAGGTCTTGAAAATTTACAGATAAAACTTGCAAAAAAAGTTTCAAGCTCAGCCTCGTGAGACAGCTAAAGGGAAAGATCTTTCAACCACTCTTGCACAAAATGCACATACTCTTAAAGTCAAGAAATATTAtcttaaataagaaaaagaactACTTGAAAGAACTGAAGACTTGATTGTTTTAACCAAAAGACATGTGGTTAGTAAAACAGTAAGAGAACATGGTTGAAGTTTTGAAGTGCATACTTCCTTTTCATAGTAAATAATGCCAAAATAGGAGAACTCAAGGTAAAAGAAACTTTGGCAAGTTAATTATAATCTCTTGTGCCTTCCTTTCAAAAGGTTCCTGTAAAGAATGCATCATATTATTGGAaaattttcctggttttgaaagctttttaaaaCTACTGTGAACTTTGAAACTGGAGGTGTTCACAAGAAGCCTAAGCTGAAGAGAAGTTCTAAGTACACTTTCTTAAACTAGCACTTAAATTCCTAAAACAGCCCTCTTAGCAATATATTTACCAATATTTTCACTCAGCTTTGTGTGTGCCCCTTCCCTTACTGGATGTTATTTTCACTTCACAGCTCTGCAAGCCTGTAGCACAGACATTACCTCTGCAGCTGTCTCATGAGTTGGTTCAGAGCTTCCTGAAGTGGTGTCTGCTCCACCTCTAGACCAAAAACAAGGGGAAGGGGGTGAGAAACAGCGTGAGGCAGAACTGACTGCATTTCcaagatattaaaaattaactagACAAAACTGATGCACCTTGAGAATGGCAAACCCCACAATACCTACGGAGGATCTACATTGCCCTTACTTGACACTCTGCTCACCCTGACAGAAGTATCAAAGGAAGTGTACAGAAACCTAATTCCAAACTTTTGCACAAGGTGGAGAAAAACACTGAGATGGCACAAAATGCCAAGTCGCTTACTACAGAAGTAAACAAAGAACAATAAACATGAGTCaattaaagaaaacaggaattagcaaaagaaattcctttttcccccctaccCTCCTGCTTGGATAAAGTGCTCGTCAGTGGTTTCTCTGGTGACAATTCCATTCTGATGGGGGTCTGACATTTCATTTCCTGTTCTCCTTCACTGTCTCCATGGTCTCGATCTCGTTTCTTTTTATCCTCCTGGAAAGATTGTTATGGAAATGTAAGAGCACCTGCAAACCCTGCATTATTAATGTACATAATGCTCTCTAGATTTTTCAAAACATATTCACAAAGTTTAAAGATAAGAATAGTTTGTAAGTGCTTAAAAATTCTGTATTCTTTATGTACTGTCTCCATCTGCTGgacactgaaataattcagcCACACAATGCAATCTATGACTGAATTAGTTTTATAGAAAATGTGACAACTATCTGGTGTGTATCCTTTAAAAATGAGATAGGAACACCTCACACACCTAGGCTGAATGTATTCCAGCTAAAGAATGTAAGTTACACTCGTATCTGTTGACCTTTTTctgtgaaacacagagaaagtcaaaacattttttttgctaaaatgcAGTAGCATGAACACATACCTTaacttttctccttcttttctccttttcttcgCCAGGaacttgtttttctcctttctttctctttttcctttttctgtccttgTGTTTTTCATGTTCAGATTTGTCTTCGTAGAGGCTGGAATCAAGTCCTGCATTTCCAGTGGAGAGCTCAGCAACTTCATTTCCTCCAACTTTCAGCACCAGCTTCAGTGGCTTTTCTACGTACTCTTAAACCAGCAGAGAAATAGGCTGTGTGAGTACCAAATAAAACACACTCCCGTCCTCAATAATCCCGCGATCGCTCCTCTTCCTCACCGCATCATTTCCTCATTTccagtccctgcagctgcttctccccTGCGCAGAGCCGAGCCCGCCGCCCATCTCCCGACCCCGGGCCCGCTCCCCGCAGCCTCAGCCCGCAGCGCTCCAACTGCCCCGGCGCTGGGcccggcggggcgcggcgggcgccGCTGGGGGCTCCAGGGCCCGCGTCCGCTTCGGGCCGCGCTGCCCGGCGGCCTCTGCCCGCCTACCCCCGTAGGGACCCACCCTCGTAGGGATGTTTGTCCGACTTGTGCTTCTTGTGCTTCTTCCCCAtggccccggcccggcccgcccgggAGAGGCCGCGCTGTTGAGGCggagcccggcccggctccgcGCGGCCCGCAGCGGGCGGTGGCGGCCGCAGCGCCCCCTGGCGCCCTGGAGGTCTGGCGCAGGCGCAGCGGTGGGCGGgtgagcggcggcggggccgggcagcgACGGGATCGGGATCCGCCCTCCCCGAGCCGCCGTCCCCTAGCCGCGATCGCCCCGCGCCTGTACGGGGCGAGCTCGGGGCATTTCCCCTCGTGAGCAGCCCGGGCAGCTTCGCCTCTCCAGAACCCTCACGGCATCCTACCGAAACAGAGAATGctcaaggctggaagagacctttaaaatCATTAAGTCCTGCTGTCAAGCCAGCACTACCCCTACAGCGCATCACCCTGAGCCAGGTGCACGCACCTCTAAAACATCTCTAGGGATGGtcactccaccacctccctgggcagcctgttccaaagcCAGATCACCGAATAGTGATTTTTCCCCCCCACTAATATTTAATCTGATCGGGCCTGTCCTGCGCCTGCCCGCAGCCTCCCGCGCCCTCTCCCCTCACGCAGccgccagcagctcctccctgctcgCCCGGCGGTACCCCTTGCCCTCGGCCTGGGGCGCGCCGTGCCCGCGTCCCTGCCCCTCTTATCCCAGCCTTGGGAACGCGGGCCAGTGCAGCGCTTCAGAGACTTGGGCAGGGCTCACgga of Serinus canaria isolate serCan28SL12 chromosome 11, serCan2020, whole genome shotgun sequence contains these proteins:
- the BRD7 gene encoding bromodomain-containing protein 7 isoform X1; translated protein: MGKKHKKHKSDKHPYEEYVEKPLKLVLKVGGNEVAELSTGNAGLDSSLYEDKSEHEKHKDRKRKKRKKGEKQVPGEEKEKRRRKVKEDKKKRDRDHGDSEGEQEMKCQTPIRMELSPEKPLTSTLSKQEEVEQTPLQEALNQLMRQLQRKDPSSFFSFPVTDFIAPGYSMIIKNPMDFSTMKEKIKNNGYQSIEELKDNFKLMCNNAMIYNKPDTIYYKAAKKLLHSGMKILSQERIQSLKQSIEFMADLQKTRKQKDKTELQQTGEEENGPGKERGEPMDGDTKAFKTPSKEHKKKDKDLLEDKLRSNSLEREQEQIDRIVKESGGKLTRRLANSQCEFERRKPDGTTTLGLLNPVDLAAGEPGYCPVKLGMTAGRLQSGVNTLQGFKEDKRNKVTPVTYLNYGPFSSYAPTYDSTFANISKEDSDLIYSTYGEDSNQGSSSIQDFFMKSQDYPLLMADSLLDVLTKGGHSRALRELEMPCEEAEDPQERSDAVKDLKIMEIDIAARLDAANSDRLTALKAVTNFGMPIEEFDSEEAEIFQRKLDETTKLLRELQDAQNERLSTKPPPNMICLLGPSYREMHLAERVTNNLKELAQQVTPGDIVSTYGIRKAMGISIPLPEAEDSWVDLTEDFEEPKKTITVPENECDAVTS
- the BRD7 gene encoding bromodomain-containing protein 7 isoform X2 translates to MKCQTPIRMELSPEKPLTSTLSKQEEVEQTPLQEALNQLMRQLQRKDPSSFFSFPVTDFIAPGYSMIIKNPMDFSTMKEKIKNNGYQSIEELKDNFKLMCNNAMIYNKPDTIYYKAAKKLLHSGMKILSQERIQSLKQSIEFMADLQKTRKQKDKTELQQTGEEENGPGKERGEPMDGDTKAFKTPSKEHKKKDKDLLEDKLRSNSLEREQEQIDRIVKESGGKLTRRLANSQCEFERRKPDGTTTLGLLNPVDLAAGEPGYCPVKLGMTAGRLQSGVNTLQGFKEDKRNKVTPVTYLNYGPFSSYAPTYDSTFANISKEDSDLIYSTYGEDSNQGSSSIQDFFMKSQDYPLLMADSLLDVLTKGGHSRALRELEMPCEEAEDPQERSDAVKDLKIMEIDIAARLDAANSDRLTALKAVTNFGMPIEEFDSEEAEIFQRKLDETTKLLRELQDAQNERLSTKPPPNMICLLGPSYREMHLAERVTNNLKELAQQVTPGDIVSTYGIRKAMGISIPLPEAEDSWVDLTEDFEEPKKTITVPENECDAVTS